The Nitrosomonas sp. sh817 genome includes a window with the following:
- a CDS encoding Mth938-like domain-containing protein produces MKLHPANFAHQYIFTGYGEGYVLINQIRYKQSLIVLPNQLIENWPVLSIAELQFHHFDALITLSPEIILLGTGPKHIFPNQSLLSQITKTGIGIEIMDTGAACRTFNILAEEGRHIAAAVLVQL; encoded by the coding sequence GTGAAACTTCATCCAGCCAATTTTGCTCATCAATATATTTTTACCGGATATGGCGAAGGATATGTTTTAATAAACCAGATTCGATACAAGCAGAGTTTGATCGTTTTACCCAATCAATTAATTGAAAATTGGCCAGTTTTATCGATAGCAGAATTGCAATTTCATCATTTTGATGCGTTAATAACTCTATCACCGGAAATAATTCTTCTTGGTACCGGTCCCAAGCACATTTTTCCAAACCAATCTTTGCTCTCTCAGATAACCAAAACTGGAATTGGAATCGAAATAATGGATACCGGAGCCGCTTGCCGCACTTTTAACATTCTTGCTGAAGAAGGGCGCCATATCGCTGCCGCTGTATTAGTGCAGTTATGA
- the hemJ gene encoding protoporphyrinogen oxidase HemJ yields the protein MLWIKSFHIIFMVTWFAGLFYLPRLFVYHAMCDDQPGKERFKIMERKLFYGIMTPGAVLTVVFGVWLWLGYGFSGSWLYAKLALVIVLLVYHYYCGKFVSAFKNDKNSHGHIFYRWFNEFPVLILFAVVILVVVKPDLVPLISGYFQ from the coding sequence ATGCTCTGGATAAAATCATTTCATATTATTTTCATGGTAACTTGGTTTGCTGGGCTATTTTATTTGCCTCGCCTGTTTGTGTATCACGCGATGTGCGACGATCAGCCTGGCAAAGAGCGTTTCAAGATAATGGAGAGAAAATTATTTTATGGCATCATGACGCCGGGCGCAGTTCTCACAGTCGTTTTTGGCGTATGGCTGTGGCTAGGCTACGGTTTCTCCGGCAGTTGGCTCTACGCTAAGCTGGCATTAGTTATCGTGCTACTGGTTTATCACTATTACTGTGGAAAATTCGTCTCAGCCTTTAAAAATGATAAGAACAGCCACGGCCATATTTTTTATCGCTGGTTTAATGAATTTCCCGTGCTGATTTTATTCGCTGTTGTAATTTTAGTCGTGGTCAAACCCGACTTAGTCCCCCTAATCTCTGGTTATTTCCAATGA
- a CDS encoding carboxypeptidase M32 — protein sequence MIMNQHYINLVQRLEEIAHLNGVMSNLGWDQEVMMPAGASESRAKQIAALAGVIHERATDPALGDCLKELQETSKAGAWGAIEQCNIQEALRNYEMEIRIPKRLVQEIAELSSRGQVIWVAARQHNKFSDFAPVLKRFLKLKIEWAQCVLPNLQPYDANIDLFERGTTMAMITPVFERLKQELIPLINAIQSHSYHPDTTFLRGTFATEKQEFLARKLSRDIGFDFDRGRMDVSVHPFCGGSHPTDVRITTRYSESNFIESLYSIIHETGHALYEQGRPHQLGDLPVTESSTMGIHESQSLFWERMIAQSKSFCSHYFKDFRETFPDNLRAVSLEEFYRAINNCTPGFIRVEADEVTYPLHVILRYEIERGLFDDTLSVDDLPGIWNESMQKYLGITPPTDTLGVLQDSHWSGGAFGYFPSYTLGALYACQFYQKLVQEQPDTEQNIALGNFKPIKQWLNEKIHCHGKLYSPQELIKNVTGAHLNPDYFITYLKTKYSEIYQLS from the coding sequence ATGATTATGAATCAGCACTATATAAATTTAGTTCAAAGACTGGAAGAAATTGCGCATCTAAATGGCGTGATGAGCAACCTTGGCTGGGATCAGGAAGTCATGATGCCGGCCGGCGCCAGCGAGTCGCGCGCTAAACAAATAGCGGCACTGGCCGGGGTTATTCACGAGCGTGCGACTGATCCGGCATTAGGAGATTGCTTGAAGGAACTGCAGGAAACCAGTAAAGCGGGCGCTTGGGGAGCAATAGAACAATGTAATATACAAGAAGCGTTGCGCAATTATGAAATGGAAATCCGGATACCGAAGCGCTTGGTACAGGAAATCGCCGAATTGAGCTCGCGCGGCCAAGTTATCTGGGTAGCGGCGCGGCAACATAATAAATTTTCTGATTTTGCTCCAGTGCTTAAGCGTTTTTTAAAACTCAAAATCGAGTGGGCGCAGTGTGTTTTGCCAAATTTGCAGCCGTACGATGCGAATATTGATTTATTCGAACGCGGAACAACGATGGCTATGATCACACCGGTTTTTGAGCGCTTAAAGCAGGAGCTGATACCGCTGATCAACGCCATTCAGAGCCATTCGTATCATCCTGATACAACCTTTTTGCGAGGTACATTCGCCACGGAAAAGCAGGAATTCCTTGCACGTAAGTTGAGCCGGGATATCGGTTTTGATTTTGACCGGGGCCGTATGGATGTTTCAGTTCATCCTTTTTGTGGCGGCAGCCACCCCACGGATGTGCGGATTACAACGCGCTACAGTGAGAGCAATTTCATTGAATCGTTATATTCCATCATCCATGAGACAGGTCATGCTTTGTATGAGCAAGGCCGCCCGCATCAATTGGGGGATCTGCCGGTTACGGAGTCATCTACGATGGGCATTCATGAATCGCAATCGTTATTCTGGGAACGCATGATCGCACAGAGTAAATCTTTTTGTAGTCATTACTTCAAAGATTTTCGTGAAACTTTCCCTGATAATCTGCGAGCGGTCAGCTTGGAGGAATTTTATCGTGCAATTAACAATTGCACGCCCGGTTTTATCAGGGTGGAAGCGGATGAGGTTACATACCCGTTGCATGTTATTTTACGGTATGAAATTGAGCGAGGTCTATTCGATGACACTCTATCGGTTGATGATTTGCCGGGAATATGGAATGAATCCATGCAAAAATACCTTGGGATTACACCGCCGACTGATACATTAGGGGTGTTGCAAGATTCTCATTGGAGCGGGGGTGCATTCGGTTATTTTCCTTCCTATACATTGGGAGCATTGTATGCCTGTCAGTTTTATCAAAAATTAGTCCAAGAACAACCCGATACGGAACAAAATATTGCATTGGGTAATTTTAAGCCGATCAAGCAGTGGCTGAATGAGAAAATCCATTGCCATGGCAAGCTCTATTCTCCACAGGAGTTAATAAAGAATGTGACGGGTGCGCACTTAAATCCTGATTATTTTATTACCTATCTCAAGACAAAATACAGTGAGATTTATCAATTGTCTTAA
- the pbpG gene encoding D-alanyl-D-alanine endopeptidase: MKRKIVLFCFLFLLTDYVSAQQSDPGIKSHAALVVNMQTGQIVYDKNADKVMPIASITKLMTAMVILDARLPADEVITIEKADIDKLKNTSSRLPVGSSYARHELLRLALMSSENRAAAALARTYPGGAQAFINAMNSKAKKIGMLNSRFVDPTGLSSDNAATARDLSNLVAASHNYLTIRKFSTTPQHVVTPLERHKQLQFVNSNSLVRGQNWEIDVSKTGYLSEAGRCLVMQAKIADQPVVIVLLNSWGKNTRIGDANRVKKWLENHQRRKQA, from the coding sequence ATGAAGCGGAAAATCGTTTTATTTTGTTTTTTATTTCTTTTAACAGATTATGTCTCAGCCCAACAAAGTGATCCAGGCATCAAATCGCACGCGGCTTTAGTGGTAAATATGCAAACGGGCCAAATTGTTTATGATAAAAATGCTGATAAAGTAATGCCGATAGCTTCAATCACCAAGTTAATGACTGCGATGGTCATACTGGATGCGCGCTTACCAGCTGATGAAGTTATCACCATAGAAAAAGCAGACATCGATAAACTTAAAAACACTTCCTCACGATTACCCGTTGGCAGTAGCTATGCACGTCACGAACTCCTCAGATTAGCTTTGATGTCATCAGAAAACCGAGCCGCTGCAGCGCTGGCCAGAACTTATCCAGGCGGGGCTCAAGCTTTCATCAACGCTATGAATAGCAAGGCAAAAAAAATCGGAATGTTGAATAGCCGCTTTGTTGACCCTACCGGATTGAGTAGCGACAATGCGGCAACGGCTCGTGATCTGTCCAACCTTGTTGCTGCATCCCACAACTATCTGACGATCCGGAAATTCTCCACCACCCCGCAACACGTCGTAACCCCCTTAGAAAGGCACAAACAGTTACAATTTGTCAATTCCAATAGCTTGGTACGCGGCCAGAATTGGGAAATCGATGTTTCGAAAACCGGTTATTTAAGCGAAGCCGGCCGTTGCTTAGTCATGCAAGCAAAGATTGCTGATCAGCCGGTCGTCATTGTATTGCTCAATTCATGGGGAAAGAATACGCGTATCGGTGATGCCAATCGCGTTAAAAAATGGCTCGAGAATCATCAACGACGCAAACAAGCCTAA
- a CDS encoding acyl carrier protein, which translates to MANSDQITIETKKILAEVLGLNERVNSIEQDTILLGNIPELDSVAVVAILLEIEKRFSMTIKDDEISARTFETFGNLVDFISKNSIKTECCHQDNLVS; encoded by the coding sequence GTGGCTAATTCTGATCAAATTACAATTGAGACAAAAAAAATTCTCGCAGAGGTACTAGGTTTGAATGAACGAGTAAACTCGATAGAACAAGACACTATCTTGCTCGGCAATATTCCTGAACTAGATTCTGTTGCTGTCGTAGCAATTTTACTCGAGATAGAAAAAAGATTTTCAATGACGATAAAAGATGATGAAATCAGTGCAAGAACATTCGAAACATTCGGAAATTTGGTTGATTTTATTTCAAAAAACAGTATAAAAACAGAATGTTGCCATCAAGACAACTTAGTTTCGTGA
- the rpsO gene encoding 30S ribosomal protein S15 has translation MSVTIEQKAKIVQDYQRAEGDTGSPEVQIALLTTRINDLIGHFKTHVKDHHSRRGLLRMVSRRRKLLDYLKHRNNDAYQKLIERLGLRK, from the coding sequence ATGTCTGTCACAATCGAACAAAAAGCAAAGATAGTGCAAGACTATCAAAGAGCCGAAGGGGACACAGGTTCGCCTGAAGTTCAAATTGCGCTTTTAACAACACGAATCAATGATTTGATCGGTCACTTCAAAACTCATGTGAAAGATCATCACTCCCGTCGCGGTCTTCTTCGAATGGTGAGTCGTCGTCGCAAGCTCCTTGATTATTTGAAACACCGAAATAATGATGCGTATCAAAAATTGATCGAACGTCTTGGTTTACGTAAATAA